CATCTACTTCTTTTATGTTTCGGTTCAGGTCAGCCACAGCCTGCTGATTAATTTCAATCGTATTTCCTAGTTCCTGATTGCAGGAAGCGCCAGATTCTGTTTCTTTAGCTTGATCCGAAGCGCCCTCAGCGATCTCCTCAACGGTTTTAGCAACTTCAGCTACAGCCGAAGCTGATTGGTCACTATTGATCGATAACTGCTCTGAGGCTGATGCCACCTGAGAAGCTTCTTCCGAGATCTTTTGAATAAGCTGTGTTAAATTATCCTGCATTGTAAACAGGGATCGAACAATATCCCCTATCTCATCCTGTCTTTCCGCATATTTTTCCGTGCTGCCATCTTTCTCATACTTCAAGTTATAATTAGCCATTTGCTCAATTTTGCTCAGTACAAACTGTACAGAAGCTTTTACATTTTTAGATACCATCCAAATGGTCAGAATCAAACCAGCTAATAACAAACCAATTTGAACCGCCCAACTAGCTAGGTTTTCATTGATAGCACTATTGATATATTGATACGTAAATCCAATCTTCACCGTTGCTAACGGCCTGTCTCCCCTTATAATCTCTGTTTCATAAAATACTGTATCGGCTCTATGTGCTTCAAACTCCTCACTGTACTGTAGTAACTGCCTGTTACCAGCACCATCTCTGATTTCAATCCCCATTACCTCTCTTGAATCTACAATAGCCTCTACAATGCTATTGATTGCCGCATCGTTGTTTTGCCAAAGCGGCTCTGCTAAAGACAGTTGCGATATCCTTAAGGTGTCGTTAATATTACTGTTCATATGATTTAGATTGGTTCTGATGTTTGTTACAATGTTAAAATAAGCAAATGCCAGTAACAGCACCACGCTAACAACCACGATCGGAACAGTCATTAGCCTTTGAATTGACTTGAAACCAGCGTTTTTCTTTGTACTTGGCTGATTCATATTTGTCAATCTTACTCCCCCTTTCTCCCCTTTTCTTTCGTCTCTGCTAATTAACTGAATTTTTCACACATCTTTATTATACCTTATTGAAGGAAATACGCAAACCCTTATGTTTGCTGACACGTATGTCCTTTTCACCACTATTTTTCTTTCACTTTTCTCTTAACTGTATCTGCTGTCCTTCTAAGGAGGTCACTTTTATCAAAGAATGAACTTCAACACCTTGATCTCGAAGCATTTCCTTTCCTGCTTGAAAGCTTTTTTCTATTACTACACCAGTCCCCATCAGTACAGCTTCCGACTCTTCAAGAATTTGATGCATCCCCTTAATCGCCTGGCCATTGGCTAGAAAATCATCCAGAATTAGAATTTTTTCTCCTTTTCCCAAGTAGCGTTTTGCCACTCTGATCTGATAGGTTTGCTGCTTGGTATATGAATACACGCTGCCTTCCCAAGTGTCCGGATCCAAGTTTTTAGAAAGGGTTTTTTTTGCAAATACAACCGGTACTTGAAAATATTGAGCCGCAATAGCGGCAATAGCAATACCAGACACTTCCGCTGTTAATATCTTGTCAATCTCCAACGCTCCAAACTGCTGATAAAAAAGTTTTCCTATTGCATTTAATACCCTTACATCCAACTGATGATTCAAAAAACTATCTACCTTTAGCACATCGTCTCCCAATACTCTTCCCTGCTCCAGAACCGTATTGCGCAGTAATTCATATTCTTCATTGATGCCTACCATTCCTCTCACGTTCCTTTCCTGATACAAATCTACCAAGTTCTCCATCCTGACTTCATCGGAAGGTATCAGCGATAGATTGGTGATCTTTTATAAGTTTTATCTATTATCATAACATATTTAGCCTCTTTATAAACCATTCTGTTTCACACCAACATCGTTGTATCATCTTTAACTTTTGACATACTAACAAAATTAAAAAAGCCCACAAAAGGGGCTTTAGATATGCTCTATCCAAGAGAGTATCAACACTATCATAAAAAGTATGGGAACAACCAATACCCAGTCCTTAACCTTTAACAACTGTGGCAATGAGACATCGCCATATTCACCTTTTTTCAAAATTCCATCTTTCCATTTTGGATAATAGGCTGCAAAAATGCCTGCTCCAAGAAAAATACCAAGCAATCCTCCAATAGCGGCATCCAGATATCCGTTTCCAATAGCTCCTGCTATGG
This portion of the Tindallia magadiensis genome encodes:
- a CDS encoding methyl-accepting chemotaxis protein, coding for MNQPSTKKNAGFKSIQRLMTVPIVVVSVVLLLAFAYFNIVTNIRTNLNHMNSNINDTLRISQLSLAEPLWQNNDAAINSIVEAIVDSREVMGIEIRDGAGNRQLLQYSEEFEAHRADTVFYETEIIRGDRPLATVKIGFTYQYINSAINENLASWAVQIGLLLAGLILTIWMVSKNVKASVQFVLSKIEQMANYNLKYEKDGSTEKYAERQDEIGDIVRSLFTMQDNLTQLIQKISEEASQVASASEQLSINSDQSASAVAEVAKTVEEIAEGASDQAKETESGASCNQELGNTIEINQQAVADLNRNIKEVDELKTGGLDAVKELVSRTEESSKTTEEVHQVIAETSKSAEKIEAASAMIKSISEQTNLLALNAAIEAARAGEAGKGFAVVADEIRKLAEQSNSFTDEIASVIDELSGKVSFAVETMDKASQINKQQETTVRDTSNRFETMEKAIDEMQISLKKLNQSGNDMKQKKEEMVSIIENLAAISEENAASTEQVSASVQEQTASMDEVNTTCANLARLAKEMKDEVSRFQL
- a CDS encoding xanthine phosphoribosyltransferase, which encodes MVDLYQERNVRGMVGINEEYELLRNTVLEQGRVLGDDVLKVDSFLNHQLDVRVLNAIGKLFYQQFGALEIDKILTAEVSGIAIAAIAAQYFQVPVVFAKKTLSKNLDPDTWEGSVYSYTKQQTYQIRVAKRYLGKGEKILILDDFLANGQAIKGMHQILEESEAVLMGTGVVIEKSFQAGKEMLRDQGVEVHSLIKVTSLEGQQIQLREK
- a CDS encoding YeeE/YedE thiosulfate transporter family protein encodes the protein MDFLTQAQWSPYVVGGLFFGVGFALLGYCPGTIAGAIGNGYLDAAIGGLLGIFLGAGIFAAYYPKWKDGILKKGEYGDVSLPQLLKVKDWVLVVPILFMIVLILSWIEHI